In one window of Synechococcus sp. M16CYN DNA:
- the recG gene encoding ATP-dependent DNA helicase RecG: MADFIRFDHSKDERGLTSTQLALFLRWLQPLQRSLSLETESRFRDLQGRKQRFHQFLSQQLSAPPAIPMPRGEIERMERMRCSFDNYPQLTDASRQRLVSDSRQWLYELRRRLEPSAPMTPPRIKLQNLLDRRSTTNPSLGLDSPIARIRGVDPKLASRLASLDLVLVKDLLHHYPRDHVDYSSMRRIEALVSGETATIVAKILRCNGFVSPRNPNLAILELRLQDPTGWLKVTKFSAGKRFSSPAYLKRQQRLYPVGASVAVSGLVKNGAYGLSFQDPLIEVLDSPSAPVRSASIGRLFPVYALTEGVRADRFRSLIEQVLPLTHRWPEHLPSALRKQFGLMSIAEALEALHAPKNRESLDRGRHRLIFDEFLLLQLGLLQRRQALRSRPGPDLVLSRSNCSLVRDFRNLLSFQFTDAQQRVLHEIEEDLADPKPMARLIQGDVGSGKTVVAIAALLSAVSSGWQGALIAPTEVLAEQHYQTLCQWLPQLHVTVELLTGSTPRSRRRRLLDNLFSGSLKLLVGTHALLEDSVVFHRLGLVVVDEQHRFGVHQRGRLLSKGLQPHMLTITATPIPRTLALSIHGDLDVSQIDELPPGRTPIQTAMLSTKQREKAYKLIRKEVEKGQRAYVVLPLVEESDRLTLRSAITVHAELASEVFPDLRVGLLHGRLSSREKQSVLSSFVSGDCQVLVSTTVVEVGVDIPEASVMVIDHAERFGLAQLHQLRGRVGRGAAASHCLLINGSPSPLASQRLDILVRSTDGFEIAEMDLKLRGPGQVLGTRQSGLPDLALASLAHDAAILEDARIAAQELLRNDPGLERCPRLRQLLANQQRRLSGDMPLN; this comes from the coding sequence TTGGCAGACTTCATCCGATTCGACCACTCCAAAGACGAACGGGGACTGACCAGCACCCAGCTTGCGCTGTTTCTTAGATGGCTTCAGCCTTTGCAAAGATCACTTAGCCTTGAAACAGAGAGCCGTTTCCGCGATCTACAGGGAAGGAAGCAGCGATTTCATCAGTTTTTAAGTCAGCAGTTATCTGCTCCGCCAGCCATTCCGATGCCTCGTGGTGAGATTGAACGGATGGAGCGGATGCGTTGCTCTTTTGATAACTATCCCCAGCTGACGGATGCATCCCGTCAGCGTCTTGTTAGCGATTCTCGCCAGTGGCTGTATGAACTGCGCCGTCGATTGGAGCCTTCTGCTCCGATGACGCCACCTCGCATAAAACTTCAAAACTTGTTGGACCGGCGATCCACAACAAATCCTAGCCTCGGTCTTGATAGTCCAATTGCTCGCATTAGAGGCGTTGATCCGAAGTTAGCGAGCCGCCTAGCTTCGCTCGATTTGGTATTAGTCAAAGACCTTTTGCACCATTATCCCCGTGATCATGTTGATTACTCGTCGATGAGACGGATTGAGGCGTTGGTTTCTGGGGAGACGGCGACGATAGTGGCGAAAATTCTCCGCTGTAACGGGTTTGTGAGCCCCCGCAACCCTAACCTCGCCATTCTTGAACTTCGGCTACAGGACCCTACAGGGTGGTTGAAAGTGACGAAATTCTCAGCTGGCAAACGGTTTAGTTCGCCGGCTTATCTTAAGAGACAACAAAGATTGTACCCGGTTGGAGCCAGCGTTGCCGTAAGCGGTCTTGTGAAAAACGGTGCTTATGGGTTGTCCTTTCAAGATCCGCTGATCGAGGTTTTAGATAGTCCCTCCGCGCCGGTTCGGTCAGCCAGCATTGGACGACTATTCCCCGTATATGCCCTTACTGAAGGCGTTAGAGCAGATCGTTTTAGAAGCCTGATCGAGCAAGTGTTACCGCTGACTCATCGGTGGCCCGAACACCTCCCCTCCGCGTTACGGAAGCAATTTGGACTTATGTCTATAGCAGAGGCATTAGAGGCATTGCATGCTCCTAAGAATCGGGAATCACTGGATCGTGGGCGTCATCGTTTGATATTCGATGAATTTCTTTTGCTACAGCTTGGACTACTTCAACGTCGCCAAGCGCTACGGTCCCGACCCGGTCCTGATTTGGTCCTGAGCCGGTCTAACTGCAGTCTCGTTCGGGATTTTAGAAATCTGCTCTCATTCCAATTCACAGATGCTCAGCAGCGAGTATTGCACGAGATTGAAGAAGATTTGGCTGATCCGAAACCAATGGCTCGGTTGATTCAGGGTGATGTAGGATCTGGTAAGACGGTCGTCGCTATTGCTGCGTTGCTTAGCGCCGTTTCCTCCGGCTGGCAAGGTGCATTAATAGCCCCGACCGAGGTTTTGGCCGAACAGCACTATCAAACTTTATGTCAGTGGCTACCCCAATTACATGTCACGGTCGAACTGCTAACAGGATCAACGCCACGATCTCGCCGCCGTCGACTTTTAGACAACCTGTTTAGCGGCTCGTTGAAGCTCTTAGTGGGAACCCATGCACTCCTAGAAGATTCCGTAGTGTTCCATCGCCTTGGCCTTGTCGTGGTAGATGAGCAACACCGTTTTGGAGTTCACCAAAGGGGTCGGCTTTTAAGTAAAGGGTTGCAACCTCATATGCTCACGATTACGGCTACCCCCATCCCACGGACGTTAGCACTGTCTATCCATGGGGATTTAGATGTTAGTCAGATCGATGAATTACCACCGGGGCGGACACCAATTCAAACAGCGATGCTTTCAACGAAACAACGCGAGAAGGCTTATAAATTGATCCGCAAGGAGGTGGAAAAAGGCCAGCGCGCCTATGTCGTTCTGCCATTAGTAGAAGAATCGGATAGGTTGACATTGCGTTCGGCGATCACAGTCCACGCCGAGTTAGCTTCAGAAGTATTCCCAGATCTCCGGGTTGGTCTGCTCCATGGTCGGCTTAGTAGTAGGGAAAAACAGAGTGTCTTGTCGTCTTTTGTGTCAGGCGATTGTCAAGTCCTTGTTTCCACAACGGTGGTGGAGGTTGGTGTAGATATTCCGGAAGCAAGCGTGATGGTAATCGATCATGCAGAGCGATTCGGTCTAGCACAACTACACCAGCTGCGCGGACGGGTTGGTCGTGGGGCTGCGGCCTCGCATTGTCTTTTGATCAATGGCAGTCCCAGTCCGCTTGCTAGTCAGCGTTTAGATATTTTGGTGCGTTCTACTGATGGTTTTGAAATCGCGGAGATGGATTTGAAATTGCGCGGTCCTGGGCAGGTGCTGGGAACGCGCCAGTCCGGGTTGCCAGACCTCGCTTTAGCTAGCCTTGCCCACGATGCGGCTATTCTTGAAGACGCACGCATTGCAGCCCAGGAGCTTCTTCGTAATGATCCTGGGCTAGAGCGCTGTCCACGACTTCGACAGTTGCTAGCAAACCAACAACGTCGTCTCAGTGGCGATATGCCTCTTAACTAA
- the tsf gene encoding translation elongation factor Ts, with product MADVTAKLVKGLRDKTGAGMMDCKKALAATDGDIKKAVEWLRQKGIASAEKKSFRTAAEGSIGSYIHTGARVGVLIEINCETDFVARSGVFQELLRDVSMQVAACPNVEYVTTDEIPPEIREREKAIEMGRDDLEGKPDKMKERIVEGRIGKRLKELALMEQPFIKDGSITVGNLVKQTAGKIGENVKVRRFTRYTLGDGIEVEENDFAAEVASVQNAGRSL from the coding sequence ATGGCTGACGTAACCGCTAAGCTCGTCAAAGGATTGCGCGACAAGACAGGCGCGGGAATGATGGATTGCAAGAAAGCTCTTGCAGCCACAGATGGTGATATAAAAAAGGCTGTGGAATGGCTTCGCCAGAAAGGAATAGCTAGCGCTGAGAAAAAATCTTTTCGTACAGCTGCTGAAGGGTCAATCGGTAGCTATATACACACCGGTGCTCGGGTGGGGGTATTGATCGAGATCAATTGCGAGACCGATTTTGTTGCCCGTAGTGGTGTGTTCCAAGAACTCCTGCGTGACGTTTCGATGCAGGTGGCGGCCTGCCCTAATGTGGAATATGTCACTACTGATGAAATCCCACCTGAGATCCGAGAGCGTGAGAAAGCTATTGAAATGGGCCGGGACGACCTTGAAGGAAAGCCCGATAAAATGAAAGAAAGAATTGTTGAGGGGCGTATCGGAAAGCGCTTGAAAGAACTAGCTCTGATGGAGCAGCCGTTTATCAAAGATGGCTCAATCACTGTTGGCAATCTGGTTAAGCAGACTGCGGGAAAGATTGGTGAGAATGTGAAAGTGCGTCGCTTTACCCGATACACTCTCGGTGACGGCATTGAAGTCGAAGAAAACGATTTTGCTGCCGAAGTAGCATCAGTACAGAACGCTGGCCGATCTCTGTGA
- the rpsB gene encoding 30S ribosomal protein S2 has protein sequence MAVVTLSEMMEAGAHFGHQTRRWNPKMSRYIYCARNGAHIIDLVKTAVCMNNAYKWTRSAARGGKRFLFVGTKKQASEVVAFEAARCGAAYVNQRWLGGMLTNWATMKARIDRLKDLERMESSGAIAMRPKKEGAVLRRELERLQKYLGGLKTMRRLPDVVVLVDQRRESNAVLEARKLDIPLVSILDTNCDPDLCEVPIPCNDDAVRSVQLVLGRLADAINEGRHGSNEQ, from the coding sequence ATGGCTGTTGTCACTCTCTCTGAAATGATGGAGGCAGGTGCCCACTTTGGTCACCAAACCCGTCGTTGGAATCCAAAGATGTCGCGTTATATCTACTGTGCGCGCAACGGTGCCCACATCATTGACTTGGTGAAAACCGCTGTATGCATGAACAATGCATACAAGTGGACACGTTCCGCTGCGCGTGGTGGTAAGCGTTTTCTCTTCGTTGGCACGAAAAAGCAAGCTTCCGAGGTTGTGGCCTTTGAAGCAGCTCGCTGCGGTGCTGCCTACGTCAACCAGCGCTGGCTAGGTGGCATGCTTACTAACTGGGCCACGATGAAAGCTCGCATCGACCGTCTAAAAGATCTTGAGCGAATGGAATCCAGCGGTGCCATTGCGATGCGTCCTAAAAAGGAGGGTGCTGTTCTGCGCCGTGAGCTCGAGCGACTCCAAAAATACCTCGGTGGTCTCAAGACCATGCGTCGCCTTCCTGACGTCGTTGTGCTCGTGGATCAACGTCGCGAATCGAACGCTGTTCTTGAAGCTCGTAAACTGGATATACCTCTGGTATCCATACTGGACACAAACTGTGATCCGGATCTTTGCGAAGTTCCGATTCCTTGTAACGACGACGCCGTTAGGTCTGTACAACTCGTTCTTGGACGTCTAGCTGATGCGATCAATGAAGGCCGTCATGGCTCTAACGAACAGTAA
- a CDS encoding glycosyltransferase translates to MFVSVVIPTYNRQPILEKCLKALEYQQNKGGPDQYEVIVIDDGSTDGTSQWLWGESDRFPHVHLFRQQRSGPAKGRNRGVDCAKGDVIIFIDSDLVVTDTFLTCHVHALRRSWAKRGDRLCFTCGAVINTVNFEAPTSERHKLRDFSWAYFATGNVAIDRQVLERAGLFDTSFYLYGWEDLELGERLRRMGVALIRCPEAVGYHWHPALTLEQIPDLIQAEDERARMGLVFYRKHPTRRVRFMIQFTWLHRLLWELLTLGGLINQHSLRPLLRWLIHNGYPAAAMDVLRLPLNRVGVHTIFRLARAEGLR, encoded by the coding sequence ATGTTCGTCAGTGTCGTCATCCCGACCTACAACCGCCAGCCAATTCTTGAGAAGTGTCTAAAGGCCTTAGAATATCAACAAAATAAGGGTGGTCCTGATCAATATGAGGTCATAGTCATTGATGATGGTTCCACTGATGGAACTTCGCAGTGGTTGTGGGGTGAGTCCGATCGTTTTCCCCATGTCCATTTGTTTAGGCAGCAGCGTAGTGGCCCTGCTAAGGGGCGTAATCGCGGAGTAGATTGTGCTAAGGGAGATGTAATTATCTTCATAGACAGTGACTTAGTAGTTACGGACACGTTTTTAACCTGTCATGTCCATGCCTTGCGACGTAGTTGGGCTAAGCGTGGTGACCGACTCTGTTTCACATGTGGGGCCGTTATTAATACCGTTAATTTTGAGGCTCCCACGTCAGAAAGACACAAGCTCAGGGACTTCTCCTGGGCTTACTTTGCTACGGGAAACGTTGCTATCGATCGTCAGGTGCTAGAGAGAGCTGGCCTTTTCGATACCTCCTTCTATCTTTATGGATGGGAGGACTTGGAATTGGGTGAACGCTTACGGCGCATGGGGGTCGCGTTGATCAGGTGTCCGGAGGCCGTTGGTTACCACTGGCATCCTGCCCTTACTCTCGAACAGATCCCTGATCTAATTCAGGCAGAGGATGAGCGAGCTCGTATGGGACTTGTTTTTTACCGTAAGCACCCTACACGTCGCGTACGCTTCATGATTCAGTTTACTTGGCTGCACCGGTTGCTTTGGGAGCTACTGACCCTGGGAGGTTTGATCAATCAACACAGCCTCAGGCCATTACTGCGCTGGTTGATTCACAATGGCTATCCCGCTGCTGCGATGGATGTGTTGCGTCTCCCGCTCAATAGAGTTGGTGTGCATACTATTTTTCGATTGGCAAGGGCTGAAGGACTACGTTGA
- a CDS encoding ATP-binding cassette domain-containing protein, translating to MHNVSAVSIESLRHSFGRGSMQRQVLQDVTMRIDPGEVVLLTGPSGCGKTTLLTLIGALRTVQSGSVLVLGQQLSGAGRRHRQQVRRRIGMIFQGHNLLSCLTAEQNVQMGADLIPGLNYGARRNEARTWLRAVGLDDHQMDQLPQDLSGGQKQRVAIARALATHPRLLLADEPTAALDSRMGREVVDLLKSLAREQKCAVLMVTHDPRILDVADRLIQMEDGCLISAIQ from the coding sequence ATTCACAATGTTTCTGCGGTCTCGATCGAAAGCTTAAGACACTCATTTGGTCGTGGTTCGATGCAGCGCCAAGTCCTTCAGGACGTCACCATGCGCATTGATCCGGGTGAAGTGGTGCTGCTGACGGGACCGTCCGGGTGCGGCAAAACCACCCTGCTCACGTTAATCGGCGCTTTACGAACAGTGCAATCAGGGTCGGTATTAGTTCTTGGTCAGCAGCTGAGTGGAGCTGGACGACGGCACCGACAACAAGTGCGGCGTCGAATTGGAATGATTTTTCAAGGCCACAATTTGTTGAGCTGTCTTACAGCAGAACAGAACGTTCAAATGGGAGCAGATTTAATTCCAGGCCTCAACTACGGAGCCCGGAGGAATGAAGCTCGCACTTGGTTGCGGGCTGTTGGTTTGGATGACCACCAAATGGATCAGCTTCCCCAAGATTTGTCTGGCGGACAGAAGCAGCGTGTGGCGATCGCCCGCGCTCTTGCTACTCATCCACGTCTGCTGCTAGCTGACGAGCCAACTGCCGCTTTGGACAGTCGTATGGGTCGAGAGGTGGTCGATCTTTTAAAGAGTCTTGCCCGCGAACAAAAATGTGCTGTGCTGATGGTGACCCACGATCCACGTATTCTTGATGTGGCAGATCGCCTTATTCAAATGGAGGATGGCTGTTTGATATCTGCTATTCAGTAA
- the devC gene encoding ABC transporter permease DevC yields MIWSWQGRRIPLSWMLLNKQPVRLVVALAGISFAGILMFMQLGFRDGLFDASVTIHRLFDADLVLISPRSASSVRMAEFPRRRLIQTLADPSVKGVTPVHWGLMLWRNPETRRNRAILALGFNPDDPFFLDPNLAPQTEVLKQKGRILFDQLSRPEFGPITDWYKDGRVVETEISGNRVRVEGLVRLGTSFGADGNLLASTETFLDLMPQKPPGGIEVGLIRLKTDSDPDQVAKRLQKRLPRDVTVLTKQGFIDFEQNYWRNSTSIGFIFTLGAAMGFVVGCVIVYQVLYTDVSDHLPEYATLMAMGYRVSYLLGVVAREGFYLAFLGYIPSYLAGQGLYWFVRDATKLPIGMNPGRAITVLVMILLMCMLSSLLAMRRLVDADPAEIF; encoded by the coding sequence ATGATTTGGTCTTGGCAAGGACGTCGCATTCCTCTTTCCTGGATGTTACTGAACAAGCAGCCTGTCCGGTTGGTGGTTGCTTTGGCTGGCATCAGTTTTGCGGGGATTTTGATGTTCATGCAACTTGGCTTTAGAGACGGTTTATTTGATGCCAGCGTAACCATTCACCGCTTGTTTGATGCCGACTTAGTGTTGATCAGCCCTCGATCGGCGAGTTCTGTGCGGATGGCAGAATTCCCCCGTCGACGATTGATTCAGACCCTGGCTGATCCTTCGGTCAAGGGCGTGACTCCCGTCCACTGGGGTCTAATGCTATGGCGCAATCCGGAAACTCGTCGTAATCGCGCTATTCTTGCCTTAGGGTTTAATCCAGATGATCCATTTTTCTTAGATCCCAACTTAGCTCCACAGACCGAGGTTTTAAAACAGAAAGGACGCATTCTCTTTGATCAATTGTCGCGTCCGGAATTCGGCCCTATCACTGATTGGTACAAAGATGGACGAGTGGTGGAAACAGAAATCTCTGGTAATAGGGTTCGCGTAGAGGGGCTGGTCAGGTTGGGAACCAGTTTTGGTGCTGACGGAAATTTGCTTGCAAGCACAGAAACATTTCTGGACCTGATGCCACAGAAACCACCCGGGGGCATTGAGGTGGGGTTGATCCGCCTAAAAACTGATAGCGACCCTGATCAAGTGGCCAAGCGTCTGCAGAAACGATTGCCGCGAGACGTCACAGTTTTGACCAAACAAGGATTTATTGACTTCGAACAAAATTACTGGAGAAATAGTACCTCAATCGGCTTCATCTTCACCCTTGGTGCTGCAATGGGGTTTGTAGTGGGATGCGTGATTGTTTATCAAGTGCTGTATACCGATGTCAGCGACCACTTACCTGAGTATGCCACGTTGATGGCTATGGGATATCGGGTCAGCTATTTGCTAGGCGTTGTGGCACGAGAGGGCTTCTACCTCGCTTTTCTGGGTTACATACCTTCCTATCTTGCCGGACAGGGTCTTTATTGGTTTGTGCGCGACGCAACAAAACTCCCCATTGGTATGAATCCTGGTCGAGCGATTACCGTTTTAGTCATGATTCTTTTGATGTGTATGCTCTCGTCACTTTTAGCAATGCGACGTTTGGTAGATGCAGATCCCGCAGAAATTTTTTGA
- a CDS encoding HlyD family efflux transporter periplasmic adaptor subunit, giving the protein MSSIRLPLIATVAATLTVGGWLLIRPKSIPIQPPVSPVVQRQGFLAKRETVAALGQLEPAGDIRSLAAPTAGIAGTPRISVLHVLEGDSIKRGQILATFDNRQGLLADLERLNAKLRRLDQEIILQETEVRRFSQAAELGAAERVLVDNKREELIRMQGQRSQTLAERKGLMSDLALSQLTSPIDGLVLDIHAREGERPSSSGVMDVGASQQMEARIEVYESDISNIRLGQTVQLISENGGFEGNLEGRVIRISPRVEQRAVMSTDPTGDVDARVVEVDVALNADDAEKVTRLAGLKVIARFQSKS; this is encoded by the coding sequence ATGTCGTCTATACGTCTGCCTTTAATTGCAACTGTTGCTGCCACTTTAACGGTAGGAGGATGGCTGCTTATCCGTCCCAAGTCCATCCCCATCCAACCGCCAGTTAGCCCTGTTGTTCAGCGACAGGGATTCTTGGCTAAGCGAGAGACCGTCGCGGCCCTTGGTCAATTGGAACCTGCTGGTGATATTCGCAGCCTTGCGGCACCTACAGCTGGAATTGCCGGCACGCCGCGGATTTCCGTTCTCCATGTATTGGAGGGAGATAGTATCAAACGCGGCCAGATTCTTGCCACATTTGACAATCGTCAAGGTCTATTGGCAGACCTTGAACGACTAAACGCCAAGCTGCGACGCCTTGACCAAGAAATCATTCTGCAGGAGACCGAAGTCCGTCGGTTTAGCCAAGCTGCGGAGTTGGGAGCTGCAGAGCGCGTTCTAGTAGATAACAAGCGAGAGGAGCTGATCCGAATGCAGGGGCAGCGGTCGCAGACTCTAGCCGAACGAAAAGGATTGATGTCAGATCTGGCGCTTAGTCAACTCACCTCTCCGATTGACGGGTTGGTACTAGACATTCATGCAAGGGAGGGAGAACGACCATCTTCCAGTGGAGTTATGGACGTGGGTGCCAGTCAGCAAATGGAAGCTCGTATCGAGGTCTATGAATCAGACATCTCGAATATTCGTCTTGGACAGACAGTTCAACTAATCAGTGAGAATGGCGGTTTCGAAGGAAATTTGGAGGGTCGTGTAATCCGGATTAGCCCGCGAGTCGAGCAGCGCGCCGTGATGTCAACTGACCCTACTGGGGATGTTGACGCCCGTGTGGTGGAAGTAGATGTGGCCTTGAATGCTGATGATGCTGAGAAGGTAACGCGCTTGGCTGGATTGAAAGTGATAGCCCGTTTTCAATCTAAATCATGA
- a CDS encoding phycocyanobilin:ferredoxin oxidoreductase → MQPQSKDLSQELHPLVFALAASIRSAWQSLPDLGPLIVADNLRVIHGQLNGETLFIGNELHQCRGLRKLHLEVARLGNGLQILHCVWFPDPHYDLPIFGADIVAGPAGISAAIVDLSPTSGQLPDDVVNGLESVTMPSFRQVRDLPGWGTIFSNKVCFIRPDGEDEEALFNLLVRDYLKVLSDCVRVAVPESRTSVSTISRYKGQLNYCLQQKRNDKTRRVLEKAFDSDWADRYIELLLFDNPPPL, encoded by the coding sequence ATGCAGCCTCAGTCGAAGGATCTCTCTCAAGAACTGCATCCTTTAGTGTTCGCGCTTGCAGCGTCGATTCGTTCTGCGTGGCAATCTCTTCCGGATCTTGGGCCTTTAATCGTTGCCGACAATCTCCGGGTGATTCATGGGCAACTCAATGGCGAAACCTTATTTATTGGTAATGAGTTGCACCAGTGTCGAGGCCTGCGCAAACTCCATCTCGAGGTGGCACGACTCGGCAATGGTTTACAAATTCTTCACTGCGTTTGGTTCCCCGATCCTCATTACGATCTACCGATTTTTGGAGCAGACATTGTCGCAGGTCCAGCTGGTATTTCAGCGGCCATTGTCGATCTTTCACCCACTTCAGGCCAATTGCCCGATGATGTTGTGAATGGCCTCGAGTCAGTCACCATGCCATCGTTTCGGCAAGTTCGTGACCTCCCTGGCTGGGGAACAATTTTTTCAAACAAAGTGTGTTTCATCCGCCCCGATGGAGAAGATGAAGAGGCTCTATTCAATCTTTTGGTGAGGGATTACCTCAAGGTTCTTTCCGACTGTGTGCGCGTTGCGGTTCCTGAATCAAGAACTTCTGTCTCTACGATCTCTCGATATAAAGGCCAGTTAAACTATTGTCTGCAACAAAAACGCAACGATAAGACACGTCGGGTGCTTGAAAAAGCCTTTGATTCTGATTGGGCTGATCGCTATATCGAGCTTCTGCTGTTTGACAATCCGCCGCCCCTTTGA
- a CDS encoding pitrilysin family protein: MELCHAVLNPLFSGPKLDNWILPNGTRCVTATMPDAPLTCLDFWCQAGSTSEHSGEEGMAHFLEHMVFKGSRRLAAGAFDEAIETLGGSSNAATGFDDVHFHVLVPPERAPEALDLLLELVLQPTFDSHGFLTERDVVLEEIAQYVDQPTEQVLQSVLSLGCGNHAYGRPILGEINSLKAMDPFAMRQFHQRRYCGPNCALAVAGPAPERLKSVIASSALADLSTGPIATTPVEPVTVRAGRHTKQVDRLRSARVLMLWSIAPAQDQDTVMGADLATTLLGEGRRSRLVRRLREELRLVENVSMDLTALEGGSLITLELICPENALPTVETEVSLILNQASNEAVSEQELRRGLQLVSNSLRYSLESVSHVASLCASHVLWHRNQDLLAPLKHLGQWSSCRLCSELFPALLPEKACILVAYPGTN, encoded by the coding sequence ATAGAACTTTGCCACGCGGTCCTGAACCCCTTGTTCTCCGGTCCCAAGTTAGACAACTGGATTTTGCCGAATGGCACCCGTTGCGTTACAGCAACAATGCCAGACGCTCCGCTCACCTGTCTTGATTTCTGGTGCCAAGCCGGCAGCACTAGTGAACACTCTGGGGAAGAAGGCATGGCCCATTTTCTAGAACACATGGTGTTCAAAGGGAGTCGCCGTCTTGCCGCTGGAGCCTTCGATGAAGCTATTGAAACCTTGGGTGGAAGCAGTAATGCCGCCACCGGATTCGATGATGTGCACTTTCACGTTCTAGTACCTCCTGAGCGGGCGCCCGAGGCGCTGGACTTGCTCTTAGAGTTGGTGTTACAGCCAACTTTTGATTCGCACGGGTTCTTGACCGAACGAGATGTAGTACTGGAAGAAATTGCCCAATACGTCGACCAACCCACAGAACAAGTTTTACAAAGCGTGTTAAGCCTGGGCTGTGGAAACCATGCTTATGGGAGACCAATTCTAGGTGAGATCAACAGCCTTAAGGCGATGGATCCTTTTGCTATGCGCCAATTTCATCAGCGCCGATACTGTGGTCCTAACTGCGCACTGGCGGTGGCTGGTCCCGCTCCGGAGAGACTCAAATCGGTTATTGCATCATCAGCTCTTGCCGATTTATCAACAGGACCTATCGCAACAACCCCAGTAGAACCAGTCACCGTGCGAGCAGGTCGCCACACAAAACAGGTGGACCGCTTGCGATCGGCTCGTGTACTCATGCTTTGGTCTATCGCTCCAGCCCAGGATCAAGATACAGTGATGGGAGCAGATCTCGCTACAACGCTTCTGGGAGAGGGTCGTCGAAGCCGGCTGGTGAGACGCTTACGCGAAGAACTCCGATTGGTAGAAAACGTGTCGATGGATCTCACGGCGCTAGAGGGAGGCAGTCTAATCACCCTTGAACTGATCTGCCCCGAAAACGCCTTACCTACTGTAGAAACCGAGGTTAGCCTAATTCTAAACCAAGCTTCCAATGAAGCGGTTTCGGAACAGGAATTACGGCGCGGTCTTCAGCTCGTAAGCAATAGCCTGCGCTACTCTTTGGAGTCTGTTAGTCACGTCGCCAGTCTGTGTGCTAGCCATGTGCTTTGGCATAGAAACCAAGATCTGCTCGCTCCCCTAAAACATCTTGGACAATGGAGCAGCTGTCGGCTCTGTTCCGAGCTATTTCCAGCGCTTTTGCCGGAGAAGGCTTGCATTTTGGTTGCTTATCCAGGAACAAACTAG